Proteins from one Desmodus rotundus isolate HL8 chromosome 9, HLdesRot8A.1, whole genome shotgun sequence genomic window:
- the TBX2 gene encoding T-box transcription factor TBX2, translated as MREPALAASAMAYHPFHAPRPADFPMSAFLAAAQPSFFPALALPPGALAKPLPDPGLAGAAAVAAAAAAEAGLHVSALGPHPPAAHLRSLKSLEPEDEVEDDPKVTLEAKELWDQFHKLGTEMVITKSGRRMFPPFKVRVSGLDKKAKYILLMDIVAADDCRYKFHNSRWMVAGKADPEMPKRMYIHPDSPATGEQWMAKPVAFHKLKLTNNISDKHGFTILNSMHKYQPRFHIVRANDILKLPYSTFRTYVFPETDFIAVTAYQNDKITQLKIDNNPFAKGFRDTGNGRREKRKQLTLPSLRLYEEHCKPERDGAESDASSCDPPPAREPPPSPGAAPSPLRLHRTRAEDKSFAADSDPEPERLSEERAGPALGRSPALDGSSPPRLTEPERARERRSPERGKEPAEGGGDGPFGLRTLEKERAEGRRKDEGRKEAGEGKEPSLAPLVVQTDSASPLGAGHLPGLAFSGHLHGQQFFGPLGAGQPLFLHPGQFAMGPGAFSAMGMGHLLASVAGGSGNSGGGGPGATTGLDAGGLGPAVSAASTAAPFPFHLSQHMLASQGIPMPTFGGLFPYPYTYMAAAAAAASALPATSAAAAAAAAAGSLSRSPFLGSARPRLRFSPYQIPVTIPPSTSLLTTGLAAEGSKAAGSNSREPSPLPELALRKVGAPPRGALSPSGSAKEAASELQSIQRLVSGLESQRALSPGRESPK; from the exons ATGAGAGAGCCGGCGCTGGCGGCCAGCGCCATGGCTTACCATCCGTTCCACGCGCCACGGCCGGCCGACTTCCCCATGTCCGCCTTCCTGGCGGCGGCGCAGCCCTCCTTCTTCCCCGCGCTCGCACTGCCGCCCGGCGCGCTGGCCAAGCCGCTGCCCGACCCGGGCCTGGCGGGGGCGGCGGccgtggcggcggcggcggcggccgaggCGGGGCTGCACGTCTCGGCACTCGGCCCGCACCCGCCCGCCGCGCATCTGCGCTCGCTTAAGAGCCTGGAGCCCGAGGACGAGGTGGAGGACGACCCCAAGGTGACGCTGGAGGCCAAAGAGCTGTGGGACCAGTTCCACAAGCTGGGCACCGAGATGGTCATCACCAAGTCCGGGAG GCGGATGTTTCCTCCGTTCAAGGTGCGAGTCAGTGGTCTGGACAAGAAGGCCAAGTACATCCTGCTGATGGACATTGTGGCCGCTGATGATTGCCGGTATAAATTCCACAACTCACGCTGGATGGTGGCCGGTAAGGCCGACCCGGAGATGCCCAAGCGCATGTACATCCACCCGGACAGCCCGGCCACGGGAGAGCAGTGGATGGCCAAGCCTGTGGCCTTCCACAAGCTGAAGCTGACGAACAACATCTCCGACAAACACGGCTTC ACCATCCTGAACTCCATGCACAAGTACCAACCCCGCTTCCACATCGTGCGAGCCAACGACATCCTGAAGCTGCCCTACAGCACCTTCCGCACCTACGTGTTCCCCGAAACCGACTTCATCGCGGTCACTGCCTACCAGAACGACAAG ATCACTCAGCTGAAGATCGACAACAACCCGTTTGCCAAGGGCTTCCGGGACACCGGGAACggcaggagggagaaaag GAAGCAGCTGACGCTGCCTTCTCTGCGCTTGTACGAAGAACACTGCAAGCCGGAGCGCGACGGCGCCGAATCGGACGCCTCGTCTTGCGACCCTCCCCCCGCACGGGAACCGCCACCGTCCCCCGGGGCAGCGCCTAGTCCCCTCCGCCTGCACCGGACCAGAG ccGAGGATAAGTCGTTCGCCGCAGACAGTGATCCAGAACCCGAGAGGCTGAGCGAGGAGCGCGCGGGACCCGCGCTAGGCCGCAGCCCGGCCCTGGACGGCAGCAGCCCCCCTCGCTTGACCGAACCTGAGCGCGCCCGGGAGCGGCgcagcccagagaggggcaaGGAGCCGGCGGAGGGCGGCGGGGACGGCCCCTTTGGTCTGCGGACCCTAGAGAAGGAGCGGGCCGAAGGCCGGCGGAAGGACGAGGGGCGCAAGGAGGCGGGTGAGGGCAAGGAGCCCAGCCTGGCACCGCTGGTGGTGCAGACAGACAGCGCGTCCCCGCTGGGCGCCGGCCACCTCCCGGGACTGGCTTTCTCAGGCCATCTTCATGGGCAGCAGTTTTTCGGGCCACTGGGGGCTGGCCAGCCGCTCTTTCTGCACCCGGGACAGTTCGCCATGGGCCCTGGAGCCTTCTCCGCCATGGGCATGGGTCACCTGCTGGCCTCGGTTGCGGGCGGCAGTGGCAATAGCGGAGGCGGCGGGCCAGGGGCCACCACCGGGCTGGACGCAGGCGGGCTGGGCCCCGCCGTCAGTGCGGCGAGCACCGCGGCGCCTTTCCCGTTCCACCTCTCCCAGCACATGCTGGCATCTCAG ggAATCCCAATGCCTACTTTCGGAGGCCTCTTCCCGTACCCCTACACCTACATGGCAGCCGCTGCTGCAGCTGCCTCCGCTTTGCCAGCCACCAGTGCTGCCGCCGCAGCCGCTGCTGCCGCTGGCTCCCTCTCCCGGAGCCCCTTTCTGGGCAGTGCCCGGCCCCGTCTGCGCTTCAGCCCCTACCAGATCCCGGTCACCATCCCGCCTAGCACTAGTCTCCTCACCACTGGGCTGGCGGCGGAGGGCTCCAAGGCTGCAGGCAGCAACAGCCGGGAGCCCAGCCCGCTGCCTGAGCTGGCTCTCCGTAAAGTGGGGGCTCCGCCCCGTGGTGCCCTGTCGCCCAGCGGCTCAGCCAAAGAGGCGGCCAGTGAACTGCAGAGCATCCAGAGACTGGTGAGTGGGCTGGAGAGCCAGCGAGCCCTCTCCCCGGGCAGGGAGTCTCCCAAGTGA